The following DNA comes from Occultella kanbiaonis.
TGCTGGGAGTAGAACTCCTCGAGTCCCTCGGGCACCGCGCCCCCGCCCACGGCCGGCGGCTGCACGAGCGGCGCCGGCGCGGCGCACCCCGCGAGCAGGGCGATGCCGGCGAACACGGCAGCGACGACGGACGAGCGGCGGGATGGGATGTGCACGAGGGCAGCCTATATAAGCAAACTGACGGCCCGGCGCCGGGTCGAGGGCAGAAGTGCCCGACGGCGGAGGTTCCGCGGGCAGGGACGTCGCGTTCGCGATCGGTTCAGCGTCGGTGTGTCGCGGTCCGTCCGGTGCGCCTGCCGATCAGGCGGGCTGGTCCGTACGGCCCGACGATCGGTCCGCTCCAGGCTTCAGTTCTGTGGTCGCAGCGCGACCGTCATCGCCTCGATCGCGAGCAGCGGCGCGGCGCCGGCCGCGATCCGGGTGCGCGCCACCCCGACGGACTGCATCCGCTGCAGCGACTGCTCGGGTGCGGACCCGGCTGCCATCTCCCGCACGGCCGATTCGGCGGCGCGGTTCATCAGCACCTGGTCGCTGTCGAGCTGGACCACGAGGACGTCGCGGTAGAACGAGAGCAGGTCCACCATCGCCCGGTCGAGGACGTCGATGAGTGCCCGGCGGGCCCGGCGCTTCTGCTCCTCCTCCAGCTGGCGCACCTGCGCGCGCAGCGCGGGCGGGATCGTGCCCCCCTCCTCGGCGCCAAGGTTGCGGAGCAGTTCGGCCTTCTCGACCGCGTCCCGCTCGGCGGTCGCGACCTTGCTCTCCTCGGTTGCCTCGTCCACGAGGGTGCCGGCGGCGAGGATCGCGTCCCCGACGCCGCGGATCGTCGCCGGGATGGCCAGCACCTTCGCCCGGTACTCGCGGGCCTTCGGGTTCGCGGCGAGCCGACGTGCCATCCCGATGTGACTCTGCGCGGCGAGGGCGCACTCCATCGCCAGATCCGCTTCCACGCCGTCGGAACGCACCAGCAGATCCGCCACGGCCTGGGCCGGCGGCACCCGCAGGTTCACCAGGCGGCACCGGGACCGGATCGTGACCAGCACGTCCTGCGGGCTCGGCGCGCAGAGGATCCAGACCGTCCGCGGCGGCGGCTCCTCGATGGCCTTGAGCAGCACGTTCGAGGTCCGCTCGACCATCCGATCCGCGTCCTCCACGATGATCACGCGCCATCGGCCCTGCGACGGCGAGCGCTGCGCGAGGCCGATCAGGTTCCGCGCCTCGTCGATGCTGATGACCACCTTCTCGGTGGCCAGCACGGTGACGTCCGCGTGGGTGCCGGCCAGCGCCGTCTGGGTCTCGTGCGAGGTGCCGTCGACGTCGGCGGGGTCCTGCAACGCGGCGGCGAACGCGCGGGCGGCCACGGACCGGCCGGAGCCGGGCGGGCCGGTGATCAACCAGGCATGCGTCATCGCCTCCGGGCGGCGCACGGCCTCGCTGAGCACGGCGATTGCCTCCGGCTGGCCGACCAGGGCATCCCAGACGCTCACGGCCGCTCCCCCGCAACAACACCGGCGAGCAGCGCATCGACCCGCACCCGGATCGCCGCGGCGAGGTCCTCGCGCGGCCGCGCGGCATCGAGGACCAGCCAGCGGGCCGGATCGGCGGCAGCCCGGTCGAGGAACGCCTGCCGGGTGCGGACGTGGAAGTCGGAGCCGGCTCGTTCGAGCCGGTCCGGGGCGTCGCTGAGCCGCCCGGTCAGCAGGACCGGGTCGAGGTCGAGCAGCACCGTCAGGTCCGGCAGGAGCGACTGGGTGGCCCACAGCGAGATCTGCTCCACCTCCTCGGCAGGCAGGACCCGGCCGCCGGCCTGGTAGGCCACGGAGGAGTCGAGGTACCGGTCGGTGAGCACGGCGGCCCCGCGCGCCAGCGCCGGGCGGACCAGGGACGCGACGTGGTGGGCCCGGTCCGCGGCGAACAGCAGTGCCTCGGTGCGCGGATCCAGGTCCGACCCGTGCAGCAGCAGGTCCCGCAGCGTTCGCCCGAGCTCGGTGCCGCCGGGTTCGCGGGTACGCACCACCTCTCGGACACCGCCGGCCGCCAGCGAGTCGGCGAGCAGGCCCAATTGCGTCGACTTGCCGGCGCCGTCGCCGCCCTCGAAGGAGATGAAGAGTCCGGTCACGTCCTGCAGCCTAACGACGCCCACCGACGGAGCGGACCACGTGCCCCTGCCGACCGCCTGCGCTGCCATTCGCCGGACGTCACAGGCCACCGGATGCGACGATTCGGCATGCGCGTGTTGTGCTCCACGACCGCTGGCGATGGCCACTTCGGTCCCCTCGCGCATGTGGCTCGCACCTGCGTCGATGCCGGGCACGACGTACTCGTGGCCGCGCCGGCATCCTACGCCGGAGCGGTCGCCCGGGCCGGCCTGGCGCACGCCCCGTTCGCGGACGTGCCGCCGGAACTGATCGGCCCCGTGATGGCGACCCTGCCCATGCTGGGCTTCGATGAGGCCAACGAAACCGTGACGCGGGAGATCTTCGGCCGCCTCGACGCCCAGCATGCCCTGCCCGGCGTGCGCCGCACGGTCGAGGCGTGGCAGCCGGACGTGATCCTGCGCGAGCCGATGGAGTTGGGATCGCTCGCTGCCGCTGAGGCGAGCAGCATCCCGCACGTCGAGGTCTCGATCGGGCTCACCTCGACGATGATCTGGGCGATCGGCCAGATCGCCCGGCCGTTGGCCGAGCTGGACGCACTGGTCGGCCTCCCCGAGGGTCGACTCCTGGCAGCCATGCGGTCCGCGCCCGCCTTCTCCGCCGTTCCTGCGATCCTCGACGACTCAGAAGCCATCCTTGGCGAGGCCGGCCTGAACCGCCCCGTCACCCGGTACCGAGCCGACACGACGCACGCCGGACGCCTGCCTGCGGCATGGGGCGAGCCGGCGGATCCCCTGGTCTATGTGACGTTCGGGACCGTCGCGGCCGGTCTGGACCACCTCTCCGGACTCCACGAGGCGGCCCTGGCCGCCTTGGCCGATCAACCCGTCCGGGTGCTGATGACCACGGGTCTCGCCGCGGGTGCGCTCGTCCCGCCGCCCTGGCCCAGGAATGCCCGGGTCGAGACGTACTGGCCACAGGACGACGTGATGCCGTTCGCGGCGGCCGTGGTGGGACACGGCGGATTCGGCACGACCATGTCGGCGCTGGCCGCGGGCGTTCCGCAGGTGCTCATGCCGTTGTTCGCGATCGACCAGCGCATGAACGCCGATCGGGTCGCAGCGATGGGCGCCGGAATCCGGGTCGAGGATGCCCCTGCGGGCGCCGACCAGTTGGCGCAGGCAGTGACGTCGGTGTTGGCCGGTGACCGGTACGGGGCGCGCGCGCAGGTACTGGCAGCCGAGATCGCGGCACTGCCCGAGGCCGCCGCACTCGTGCCGGAGATCGAGCGGATCGCCGACGCGCGGACGAGTGCGTAGTCGTCGACCCACCTCTCGACCCCTACTGCGTGACGGCCCTCACCATCGCGGCGAGGTCGGCCGGCCCTCCCACCGGCCAGCCCGCCTCGGCGGCAGCGAGCCGGAGCGCCCCCACCACGGGCATCTCGGCGGTCCGCAGCGGTGCCGCCGGGAACCCGGTGGCCAACGCGGCGCGGACCCCGTCCCGGACCGGGCCGTCGGTCGTGAGCAGCGAGCCGGCGAGCACGATCTCCGCGGGAATGGGGTCCGCGACCACCTGCGCGGTGCCGGCCAGTGCGGCGACAGCGTCCGCGATGATCACGCCGGCCACCTCGTCCCCGGCTGTGGCCAGGCTCGCCACCAGCGGCGCCACGGCGCCGTACTGGGCGGGTGCCATCGAGTGCACGGCGACGACGAGTGCCTGGCGTGCCTCGACACTGTCGGGGACACCGGCCCAGTCCAGGACGGCGGCGGTGAGCGCGGTGCCCGGGCCACGCCCGTCCAGCTGCGCGGCCGCGGCGCGCAGCCCCGCCAGCCCGATCCACACGGCGGACCCGCCGTCGCCGAGGATCCAGCCCATGCCGTCACATCTGGTGGTGACCTCGAGCCCGGCCCAGCTGTCACGGGCGGGCCCGATGGCGCCCCGGACACGGTCCGGGACCCCGACCCGGCACGCGACGGCGCCGGTCCCGCTGAGCAGCAGCATCCCGTCCGGGGCCTCGGCGGCGGCCGCGTAGGCGATCGTGAGGTCGCCGCGGACCTGGGGCCGGCCGGGCAGGCCGACGTCCGCCCAGGCGGCGGCGGTCACGTCGAGCACCTCTCGGACCGGCTCGCCGGTGCCGGCGCCGGCCATGCCGAAGAACCCGGACGCCTCGAAGACGCCGCCCAGCCCCGGCTCCCTGGCCCGGGCGTCCTCGAGCGCCGCCGCGAGGGTCTGCGCCAGGTTCGCCCGCA
Coding sequences within:
- the tmk gene encoding dTMP kinase — encoded protein: MTGLFISFEGGDGAGKSTQLGLLADSLAAGGVREVVRTREPGGTELGRTLRDLLLHGSDLDPRTEALLFAADRAHHVASLVRPALARGAAVLTDRYLDSSVAYQAGGRVLPAEEVEQISLWATQSLLPDLTVLLDLDPVLLTGRLSDAPDRLERAGSDFHVRTRQAFLDRAAADPARWLVLDAARPREDLAAAIRVRVDALLAGVVAGERP
- a CDS encoding glycosyltransferase — encoded protein: MRVLCSTTAGDGHFGPLAHVARTCVDAGHDVLVAAPASYAGAVARAGLAHAPFADVPPELIGPVMATLPMLGFDEANETVTREIFGRLDAQHALPGVRRTVEAWQPDVILREPMELGSLAAAEASSIPHVEVSIGLTSTMIWAIGQIARPLAELDALVGLPEGRLLAAMRSAPAFSAVPAILDDSEAILGEAGLNRPVTRYRADTTHAGRLPAAWGEPADPLVYVTFGTVAAGLDHLSGLHEAALAALADQPVRVLMTTGLAAGALVPPPWPRNARVETYWPQDDVMPFAAAVVGHGGFGTTMSALAAGVPQVLMPLFAIDQRMNADRVAAMGAGIRVEDAPAGADQLAQAVTSVLAGDRYGARAQVLAAEIAALPEAAALVPEIERIADARTSA
- a CDS encoding N-acetylglucosamine kinase; its protein translation is MSDAGAPLHVLVGADIGGTSSKVAVGLAGGPVLSFATGPGGNIRSSPGSVRANLAQTLAAALEDARAREPGLGGVFEASGFFGMAGAGTGEPVREVLDVTAAAWADVGLPGRPQVRGDLTIAYAAAAEAPDGMLLLSGTGAVACRVGVPDRVRGAIGPARDSWAGLEVTTRCDGMGWILGDGGSAVWIGLAGLRAAAAQLDGRGPGTALTAAVLDWAGVPDSVEARQALVVAVHSMAPAQYGAVAPLVASLATAGDEVAGVIIADAVAALAGTAQVVADPIPAEIVLAGSLLTTDGPVRDGVRAALATGFPAAPLRTAEMPVVGALRLAAAEAGWPVGGPADLAAMVRAVTQ
- a CDS encoding DNA polymerase III subunit delta' → MSVWDALVGQPEAIAVLSEAVRRPEAMTHAWLITGPPGSGRSVAARAFAAALQDPADVDGTSHETQTALAGTHADVTVLATEKVVISIDEARNLIGLAQRSPSQGRWRVIIVEDADRMVERTSNVLLKAIEEPPPRTVWILCAPSPQDVLVTIRSRCRLVNLRVPPAQAVADLLVRSDGVEADLAMECALAAQSHIGMARRLAANPKAREYRAKVLAIPATIRGVGDAILAAGTLVDEATEESKVATAERDAVEKAELLRNLGAEEGGTIPPALRAQVRQLEEEQKRRARRALIDVLDRAMVDLLSFYRDVLVVQLDSDQVLMNRAAESAVREMAAGSAPEQSLQRMQSVGVARTRIAAGAAPLLAIEAMTVALRPQN